The window GTATTGTTTGATCAGCGCGTTCCTCGGCTCGGTCAGGATGCGGACGAAATCCTCTTTGGTTAATGGGCCCAGCTCGACGCGGATGGGAAAGCGACCCTGGAGTTCGGGGATAAGATCCGACGGCTTCGCGACATGAAACGCGCCGGCCGCAATGAAAAGGATATGGTCGGTTCGAACCATGCCGTGCTTGGTATTGACCGTGGAACCTTCCACGATCGGGAGAAGGTCCCGTTGAACACCTTCGCGGGATACATCCGGACCGAACCCCTTTTCCCGGCCGGCAATCTTGTCCAGCTCATCGACGAAAACGATCCCGGACTGCTCCACCTTCATGATCGCCTCGCGCAGGACTTCGTCCATATCGATCAGCTTTTGGCCCTCTTCCTGGGTCAACAGCTTAAGCGCCTCCGGAACCTTCACCCGCCGTTTCTTCTTTTTCCCTGGAAACAGCCCTCCGAACATTTCCCGAAGATTGATCTCCAGATCTTCCATCCCGACATTGGAAATAACCCCGACCGGCAGGGCCTTCTCTTTGACGTCGATCTCAACCGGACGGTGGTCCAGTTTGCCTTCATGGAGCTGCTGTCGCAGCTTCTCGCGGGTCTGCTCGTAGGATTCCGGGAGCTCCGTCCGGGTCGGTTCAAGGCGTCCCTCGTCAAAAATTCCCGGCGGGGGTTTGGGGGCGGGCGGCGGCAAGAGAAGGTCCAACAACCGCTCCTCGGCCTGCTTCGCCGCGCGATCCTGGACCTTCTCGGCATGCTGCATCTTGACCATGTTGACCGCCAGTTCGGTCAGATCCCGGATCATGGATTCAACATCGCGACCCACATAGCCCACCTCCGTAAACTTGGACGCCTCCACCTTGATGAAGGGCGCATTCACCAGTTTGGCCAGCCGGCGGGAGATCTCGGTCTTCCCCACCCCCGTCGGCCCGATCATGATGATATTCTTGGGCAACACTTCTTCCCGCAACTCCGGTGAAAGCTGCTGCCGCCGCCACCGGTTTCGCAGGGCGATCGCCACCATCCGCTTGGCCTGGCCCTGGCCGATGATATACCGGTCCAACTCCTTCACGATCTCCCGGGGTGTAAGGGCGTTCATTCGATCATCCGGTCCGGTCATCTCAATCCTTCAACTCCTCCACAACAATTTCCTGATTGGTATAGATATCGATACCGCCGGCAATTTTCATCGCCCGCTCCACGATCTCCTTCGCCGTTAAATCCGGCCGATCGATCATCGCGCGGGCCGCTGCCAGGGCGTACGGCCCTCCGGAGCCGATGGCCAATATTCCGTCTTCCGGCTCGATCACGTCCCCCGTCCCGGAAATCAACAGCGACTGTTCGGCGTCGGCCACGATCATGAGGGCCTCCAGCCGTCTTAAGACACGGTCCGTTCGCCAGTCCTTGGCCAGCTCCACCGCGGAGCGTGTGAGATTGCCCCGGTATTCGGCGAGCTTGGACTCGAACTTCTCGAACAGCGTCAGGGCATCGGCCGTCGCCCCGGCGAATCCGGACAGGATCTGGTCGTTATACATCCTCCGGATCTTTCGGGCGTTGTGCTTCATCACCGTCGTGCCCATCGTCACTTGGCCGTCGGCCGCGATGGCCACCCGGCCCCGGTGGCGGACGCATAGAATCGTCGTGCTATGAATCGTGAGCGCCATGGATTCCGTCGTTGGTTACCCTCTATCTTTTTTGGCCCGAGGGTGTGCCCGGTCGTAGACCTCGATCAATTTATCCGTCGTGACATGGGTATACCGTTGCGTTGTCGAGAGCCGCGCATGCCCCAGTAATTCCTGGATCGCCCGAAGGTCCGCGCCGCCGTCCAAAAGATGCGTTGCAAAGCTATGACGAAGGGCATGCGGCGTGACCCGCGGGGCCTTGGGAAGCCGTGAACCCGCGCGACCCACGATCCGGGCCACGGTCCGGGTCGTCAGGCGTTTTCCGAATCGGTTCAGGAAAAGCGGACGGCGTTCTTCATGATATTGCCGAAAAGGAACCACCGCCAGATACGACTCGACCGCGACCAAGGCCTTGGAGCCGATCGGCACGATCCGCTCTTTGCGGCCCTTGCCCTGGACTCGAATCAGCCCTTCGAGCGGATACAGGTCATTGACGTTCAGGGCGACCAGTTCGCTCAACCGGATACCGGTCGAATAAAAGGTTTCCAGAATGGCCCGATTCCTCGCGCCGGTCTTTTCATCGACGGAAAAAGCCTCCATCAAGGCCGAGGCATCGTCCACGGCAAGAAAGGCCGGAAGCCGATGCTCCTGTTTCGGTGTCGCCACCAAGCGGGCGGGATTATTCTTTAATTGACCTTCCCGCTGAAGAAACTTGAAAAAGGTCCGGATCACGGCCAGTTTGCGGGCCATGGAGGATTTTTGAACCCCCGTCTGCCTCAAATGGGCCAGGTAGGTCCGTATTTTCAACGGTCCAACCTCGGCCCAATCGGGTTCCTTCCCCGATGTTTGGGTCGGCCTGCTGGAAGCGCTTTTTTCCGATCGATGGAGCGATGCGGCAGGATCGGGCGCGGAGAATAAAAACCGCTCGAACTGCTCCAGGTCGGACCGATAGTTTCGGAGGGTATGCGCCGAACTCCCGCGCTCGACCTGAAGGTATTCTATAAAGGATTGTTTTGCCGACACCATTGTTTCAGATCCTCAACCGCCCGATGCCCGACCGTCTTCCGCCGTAACTGCTTGTCTCGGATCGTTTCCGGGATGTGCGGGAAAAGTCCGAAGTTGATGTTCATTGGCTGGAAGTGTCGCGGGCTGCTCCGCGTGAGGTACGCCAGCAAGCTCCCGTGAGCCGTCGTCGGAGGCGGGGAAACCGGCTCCAGACCCTTTAATAATCTGGCTCCGTTGATCCCCGCGATCAAGCCCATCGCGGCCGATTCGACATATCCCTCGACCCCCACCAGTTGCCCCGCCAACAAGAGGGTCGGCTTTCTTCGAACCTGCAACGACTCTTTCAACACAAAGGGCGCGTTGATAAAGGTATTCCGGTGGAGGCTTCCGAGGCGAAGAAACTCGGCCTGGGCCAAACCCGGGATCAGCCGAAATACCCGACGTTGTTCGGGCCAGGTAAGTTTGGTCTGAAAGCCCACGATATTGTAACAGGAACCGAACACGTCCTCCTGCCGAAGCTGCACAACGGCATACGGTCTTTTCCCGGTGCGCGGATTGACGAGACCCACGGGTTTCATCGGCCCGAACACCAAGGTCTCGCGGCCACGCTCGGCCATGACCTCGATCGGAACGCATCCTTCAAAATAGGGGATCTTCTCGAAGGGTTTGGAGGGGACCTTCTCGGCGGCAAGAAGCGCCTGGTAGAACTGATCATATTCCTCCCGGGTCATGGGACAGTTTATATAATCCGCACCCCCCTTATCGTATCGCGAGGCCCGAAATACCTTGTCCATTTCGATGCTCTCGCCATCGACGATCGGTGCAATGGAGTCATAGAAATAAAGGTGATCGGCGCGGGTGAGATACCGGAGCGATTCGGCCAATTTGTCGGAGGTCAAGGGCCCGGTGCTGATCAGGGCGACCCGGTCCGACGGCACCTCGGTTATCTCCTCCCGGACGACCCGAATGTTGGGATGGTTCTCGATCTCTTTGGTGATCCGCCGGGAGAACTCCTGGCGCTCCACGGCCAAGGCCGAGCCGGCCGGGACGGTCGTTCCATCCGCCGTGCGAATGACGAGCGAGTCCAACAGCCGCATTTCTTCCTTTAATATTCCGGAGGCGTTCAGGGGATCATTGGAACCGAGCGAATTGCTGCAGACCAGTTCGGCCAGTCCTTCCGTCTTGTGCGCGGGCGTGTGGACCTGCGGCCGCATCTCGAAAAGCCGGACCTTGACGCCGCGTCGGGCCGCCTGCCAGGCCGCCTCGCAGCCGGCCAAGCCCCCCCCGATGATCATCAATTCCTGTGGGTCCATGATCACCTCCAACCGTTTCCATTGTAAAAGATTCGAGGGCGAAATACAAGGGAACCCCGGAAGGGTTGGTGACGGATAAATTTTATAAACGGGTTTGGAGCTCAGTTTCGTGTGGTGTGACCGACGGCGGGTTCCATCGGGGGTTTTTCCCCCTCCTCGTAGCCGCAGTCTTTATTGAGGCAGACGACTTTGGGGCCGGAGCGCTTGTCGAATTTTTCGACCAGGAAGGGTGCCTTACATTCAGGGCAGGCCCTCGGTATGGGTCGATTCCACAAGGCGTACGTGCATTTGGGATAGTGATTGCAGGCAAAAAAAGTTTTGCCGCGCCGGGTTCTCTTTTCGACCAGATCCCCGCCGCAATCGGGCTGAGGACATTTCACGCCGGTCCCGATCGCTTTGGTAAAATTGCAGTTGGGGTAGGTCGAACAGGCCAGGAAACGCCCGAACCGGCCGCGTTTGACGACCAGGGGATTTCCACACTTCGGGCAGGATTCTTTGGTCTCCTCGACTTTTTCGACCACGCGGATCCCGCCGTTTTCTTCGACGAACTCTTTGGTGTTTTTGCAATCGGGATATCCGGGACAGGCCAAGAACCGTCCGTGCCGTCCCCACTTGATGACCATATGGCGACCGCACTTCTCGCACACGATCTCGGTCGGAATCTCTTCGCGTTTCACGTCACGCATCTGTTTTTGTGCCGTCGTCAGATGCTTGGCGAACGGTTCGTAGAACTCCCGTACCGTTTCAACCCAGGGTTTCTCACCGGCTTCGATTTCGTCGAGCTCCGTCTCCATCCGGGCCGTGAACTGAACATTCAAGATGTCCGGAAAATGCTCGACCAACAACTCGTTCACCACCCGGCCCAGATCGGTCGGCTTCAGCCGGCCCTCCTCTTTTTCGACATACTTTCGATCCACGATCGTGGACAGGATGGTGTGATACGTACTGGGCCGGCCGATCCCTTTTTCCTCAAGATCCTTGATCAGGAGTGCTTCCGTGTAGCGGGGGGGCGGCTGGGTAAAATGCTGCTTGGGGTCAAGCCCCAAAAGCTTCAACCGCTCGCCGACCTCCAGAGACGGAAGCGTCCGCTCCTCGTCCGCTTCCGCTTCGTCCGCCTTGGCCAAACCGCCCGAGACCTTCTTCTCAAGAGGTTTCTCCTCCTGCGATTCGGTGTACAGAACCGTGAAACCGGGAAACTTCACCACCTGGCCGTTGGCTCGGAAAAGCGCGTCCCCGTTGGTGATGTCCACACGGGTCATCTCCAATCGCGCCGGGTTCATCTGGCTGGCCACGAACCGGTCCCAGATCAGCTTGTAGAGTTGGTAATGGTCTTTGGTGAGATGGGCCTTCATCGATTCCGGCGTTCGGTGGACGGAGGTCGGTCGGATCGCCTCGTGCGCGTCCTGCGCGTCCTTCTTCGTCTTGTAGACATTCGGATGCGCCGGCAGATAATCCGAACCATACCCATTCTGGATGAAACCGCGCGCTTCCTCCAGGGCCTCCTGTGCCACCCGGGTGGAGTCGGTTCTCATATAGGTAATGAGCCCCACCGGACCCTCCGCCCCGATCTCGGTCCCTTCATAGAGTTGCTGCGCCAGCATCATCGTCCGCTTGGGCGAGAATCGGAGCTTGCGTGCGGCATCCTGTTGAAGCCGGCTGGTAATAAACGGCGGAAGCGGGTTGCGGAGCCGGTCTTTTTTCTCGATCTGCTTGACGATAAACGGCCGGGCCTTGATTTGCTCCGCCAGGGAATGCGCCTGTTCCCCGGTCGAAAGTGTGGCCTCCTGTCCTTCGATTTGAACCAAGCGGGCCTCAAAGGGTGGCGGATTCCGGCCTTCCAGTTTTGCCGTAATCGACCAGTACTCCTCCGAGACAAACACCTCCCGTTCCTTTTCGCGCTCGCACACCAAACGGACCGCAACCGACTGGACACGGCCGGCCGATAGCCCCCGCCGGACCTTTTCCCACAGCAAGGGACTGATCTTGTACCCAACAATCCGGTCCAATATCCGGCGGGCCTGCTGGGCGTTGACCTTGTTCCGGTCTACTTTTCCAGGGTGCTCCAAGGCCCGCTTAATCGCCTGCTCCGTGATTTCGTTGAACAACACCCGATAGGTTTTGTTCGACTTCCCATTGAGTTCTTCCGCAATGTGCCAAGCGATCGCCTCCCCTTCGCGGTCCGGGTCCGGGGCCAGATAAATCCGCTCGGCTTTTCGGGCGGCCTCCTTGATTTCATCCAAAATCGTCTTCTTGCCCTTGATCACGGTATACTGGGGCCGGAATCCCTTTTCCACATCAATCCCAAATTTACTCTTGGGGAGATCCTTCACATGGCCGACCGAGGCCACCACCGAATAGCCTCGACCCAGGTACTTGGTAATGGTCTTGGCCTTGGAAGGGGACTCGACCACAATCAAGGATCGTCCTTTGGACGCCGCCGGGCGCGTTTGATCCGCTTCGCCCGCCGAATCTCGTTGATCCGTGCGGCGGGCGGTCTGGGCTGGGCGAGCCGTGCCTCGGCGAGCGCCGAGTCCCTGCATCTTGGCCTCCGTTTCTATGACCGGATGCCCTTTGGATTTTTTCTTCGCCTTTTTGGCCATATCTTAATCGATCCGTATAAACAAGTTGCCCGCAAGTTGACGGATGGCTCCTTTTAACTCCAGTTGAAGCAGCACCCCGGCCGTTTTCGCTGGAGGCAAGCGCAGCGCGGCCGTCAGCTCGTCGATATGCCGCGGCTCGGCCGACAGACATTCATAGACGGTGCGCTCCTCCGGCAACAGGGCCGGCGGGCGCGCTTGCCCCGAAAAGCCCCCCGGGAGTGCGCCGTCGGCGGGGCTCTCCAGCTGCGGCCGAATTTCATCGAGGATATCCTCGACCCCGTCCACCAGCTTGGCCCCTTGTTTGATCAAGGCGTGAGTACCAACGCTGGTCTTCGTCCCGATCGGACCCGGAACGGCGAACACTTCCCGTCCCTGATCCAGCGCCAGCCGCGCCGTGATCAGCGATCCACTCTGCTCGGCCGCTTCGACCACAACCACCCCCAAACTCAGACCGCTGATCACCCGATTGCGCTTGGGAAAATTCACGGGGTCGGGCTGCGTTCCCAGCGGGAACTCGGAGACAACGGCGCCATGACGGCCGATCAAGTCCCGGAGGTCATGATGCTCGGGCGGATAAAGGATATCCAGCCCGCACCCGAGGACCGCGATGGTACGGGCCGGAACTTCCAGGGCCGCCTGATGCGCCCATGCGTCGATTCCACGGGCCATCCCGCTTACAATCGTGAATCCTCTCGTGGCCAGATCCCGGCTCAATTGCTCGGTGACGGCGCGGCCGTATCCGCTGGCGCGGCGTGCGCCGACAATCGCAACGGCGCGGTGGTCCTCCGGTCGCAAGCCCCCCTTGAGATAAAGGATGGGCGGGGGATCCGGAATCATTCTCAGTCGGACAGGGTAGCGCGGATCGGTCAGTCCGATCAGGTCAACCTCCATTTCGTCGATACGATCCAGCTCCCGTGAGATGGCCGCGTCGTCCGGGCGATAGGATCGAAGCCATTGAGCCGCCTTGGACCCAATCCCCTCAATCGTCGTCCATTCGTTGGGATCGGCCCTCAACGCGGCGACCGGCGAGCCGAACCGCTCGATCACCCGTTTGCACAGAACGTCTCCGATTCCCGGGACGGCTTTCAAGGCCAGCCATGCATATCGTTCATCACGATCCAGCATCGCCTGCCTCCCCATCCCCAGCCTTCGGTTGATATCTATTATACACGATCGTATCCGTGAGGGTTGGTAACACTATACGATCGGCCGGGCGGCTGTCAAGCCCCGCCTTCCGACAAGCGACCGTGCGGCCGAAGGGTGGCCGCCCCGTTTCCATCAATGTCTGTGGTCTGGATTCGAGCCGATGCGCGCTGGTGTTCCGATAAGAATCGTGGCGGAGGACGGTTTGCCCGAGCGTTTATCGCTTCCGTTTTTGGCGCTCTTCCGCGAAGAATTTGTGGTAGAGGGTTTCCCATTCCGGGCTGCCTTCCGAGATAGGCCGCGAATAGGAGGCCAGCTTGGCCCGAACCGCCTGATCGATCTCTTCTTCCGTCCGAAGTTCGTGGACAATGACCCGCTTGATCTCGCGAAGGACCTTCGCCTCCTCCACAAGAAGGATCGCCCGGCGTCCCCGGGCCAATTCGTTCAGGATCAGATGAGAAAGGTGACTGATTTTGTCTTCGCTGAGCACCATCAATCTTTTCGATATCCTTATAAAATGATCCCGCGTTCTTTGGCGAGTTGCTTCTTGATCATCAGAAACATTTTTCGCTCGTCCGCCTGACCCTTCTCGATCTGAACCCGGTAGGTTTCGAGGATCTGCCGGACCTCGGCATCCAAGCGGTCTTCGATCAACAGCTCTCCGGTGATGATCTGCTCCAGGGAGGAGATCAATTCGGCCTTCGATGCCTCCAGCCGGATCGCCTGTTTTTCGGTCAATTGATGGACGAGGGTCTGAGCCAGCGCGGCGATCCGTTCTTTTTTGAGTCGCATCAGGATCGCACTCTATCAAAATCACCCCTCGCTGTCAACGCAACGCGGCGAGCGGCGTTGGCTTGACAGTCCGTTTCGGGGAGACTATACTCAGTGCGTGTGCTCACGTCCCCCTGAAAAATTTTCCCAGCGCACAACATGGAATTTCAGGCACGGGCCTGTCGGTTTGTTGGCGGGATCGGCCCTCGCTCTCCTGCTTCTGGCCCAGACCGGCCGTTCGGAACTCCGCGGGGATGCCAACCTTGGCAAAATGATCTATGTCAAAAACTGCGTCTCTTGTCACGGTCAAAAGGGCGACGGGCTTAGCTTCCGTCCCCATTTTCCCAACTTCGGCGATGCCAAAATCATGGCGGCCAAGACCGATCAGGAGCTTTTTGACAAGATCTCCAACGGAGGGAAAGGGACGGGGATGCCGGCTTGGAATAAGATTCTCACGGAACAAGACCGGTGGAATGTTTTGGCGTACATCCGGACCCTTTCCAACCCTTAATCGCCCACGTTTCCTCTCCCCCGGTCTTAAACCATGAAACGCACCGGATCGGTCTCCATTTCGCCCAACGCCCTCGCGGTTCTCAGACGGCGCTATCTGCGACGGGATCCCTCGGGGCGTGTGGGCGAAACCCCGGGCCAAATGTTCCGGCGCGTCGCGGTCAATCTCGCCGAGGCCGAGAAAACATACAACCCCAAAGCCGACATCAAAAAAACGGCCGATGATTTCTACCGGTTGATGGCCGATCTGGAATTTCTGCCGAATTCTCCGACCTTGATGAACGCCGGCCGAGAACTGCAACAGCTCTCGGCCTGTTTTGTCTTGCCGGTCGAAGACTCGCTTCGGTCGATCTTTGAGGCCGTGAAGAACACCGCCCTCATTCATCAAAGCGGCGGCGGTACCGGGTTTTCGTTCAGCCATCTGCGGCCCAAAGATGATCCGGTCCAGTCGACCAGCGGGATCGCGAGCGGCCCGGTCTCGTTTATGAAAGTGTTCAACACGGCCACGGAGGTGATCAAACAAGGCGGGACGCGTCGCGGGGCGAATATGGGCATCCTCCGGGTCGACCATCCCGACATTCTCGATTTTATCACCGTCAAGGAAAACCCTCGGGAGCTGACCAATTTTAATCTTTCAGTCAGCGTCACCGATCAATTCATGGAAGCCGCGCTTACGGGCAGGACTTATGATCTGATTCATCCCAATACCCGCCGTCGGGTCGGGCGTCTCTCAGCGGGGGGGATCCTGGATAGAATCGTCCGGGCCGCATGGGCGACGGGCGAACCCGGGATCCTGTTTTTGGATCGAATCAATCGGGATAATCCGACTCCCCTGTTGGGACGGATCGAGGCCACGAATCCCTGCGGTGAACAACCCTTGTTGCCGTTTGAATCCTGCAATCTGGGTTCCATCAACTTGACGAAAATGGTCCGACAGGGCTCCGCGGGGCCGGAACTGGACAAGGAAAAACTCCGCCGGACCATCCGCCTGGCCGTTCGTCTTCTCGACAATGTGATCGATCAGAATCGTTATCCTTTACCCGAGATCAAGGCGATCACCCAGCAGGGAAATCGAAAGATCGGATTGGGCGTCATGGGTCTTGCGGATCTTCTGATTCTTCAGGGGATTCCCTATAACTCCGAACAGGCCGTCGCCTTTTCGGAGAGCCTCATGGCCTTCATCCGCCATGAAGCCCGCCAGTCCTCGATTCTCTTGGCCAAGGAACGGGGGGTCTTTCCGAACTTCTCGAAAAGCATCTACGCCCCGCACGGACCGCGGCTCCGCAACGCGACCACCACCACGATCGCGCCCACCGGCACCCTCGCCCTGATCGCCGGATGCTCGAGCGGAATCGAACCCCTCTACGGGATCGCCACGTCACGCATCGCGATGGAGGACTTAAAACTGGTGGAGGTTCATCCCCTTTTCCTTCGGGCCGCTCGGGAGGCCGGCATTTACAGCAAAGCGCTTCTGAACCGCATCCTTCGGCAGGGCTCGATCCAAAAGGATAAGACCATCCCCAAAGAGATTCGAAGGCACTTTGTCACGGCCCATGACATTTCGCCCGAATACCACGTTCGGATGCAGGCCGCGTTTCAAAAATACACCGACAATGCTGTTTCTAAAACCGTAAACTTTCCCAGGCAGGCCACGCCGGACCAAGTCCGTCAAGCGTTTCTCCTGGCCTACCGGTCCGGCTGCAAGGGCGTTACGATCTACCGAAGCGGAAGCCGGGACCAACAGGTCTTGACCTGTACACATGTCCAGTACTGTTGAACTTTCAGGCTCGGCCCCTTGCATTTTGTCCCGGCTTTTTTGTATCCTCAGAGACTGTCACCGCCATGAGGTTTCTATGGTCCGTAGTCCTGCCGTCGCCGGACAATTCTATGCTGCGATGCCTGAACGGCTCCGAAGCCAGGTGGACCAATACCTTGAGAAAGATCAAGTTCGGGAATCCGCACGGGCCATCGTCTGTCCCCATGCCGGCCTGATGTATTCCGGTCCGGTTGCGGGTGCCGTTTACTCCCGCGTCCAGATTCCTGACACCCTCCTCCTGGTGGGCCCGAATCATACCGGTCTTGGACCGCCCCTCTCGATCTATGCGGAGGGCAGTTGGAACATGCCGAACGGAAGGGTCGCGATCGACCGCCGCCTGGCCGCCGACCTGCTGGCGCGATGCCCTCAGGCCGAGTCGGATACAGAAGCGCACCAATCCGAACACTGCCTCGAGGTTCAGCTCCCTTTTCTTCAACAACTTCGACCGGCGGTCGCCATTGTTCCGGTAATTATGATGAGCACGGAACTGGCCGTTTGTCGGGCTTTGGGAGAGGCCATGGCCGCCGCTGTGCTGGAAGCCCCCCGGCCGATCTTGATTATCGCCAGCACGGACATGAGTCATTATGAACCCGACGCCGTCGCGCGAAGGAAAGATCAATGGGCCATCGATGAAATTCTGGCCCTGAATCCGGCTGGACTTCACCGCGTCACGCGGGAAAAACGGATTTCGATGTGCGGTTTTGCCCCAACGGTTGCGACGCTATTCGCCGCACTCCGCTTGGGGGCCAGGCGGGCCAAACTCGTGAAGTATATGACCTCGGGAGAGACCAGCGGTGATTATGACCGGGTCGTGGGATACGCGGGACTCCTGATTGTTTAACTTAGGACGAATCGTCACGGAAAATATCCTTCTCCTATCGATCGTTGCCGTTGTCGTAGGGCTCCTGGCCATCGCCGGACTTGTTCCGTTGCGGCGTCTGGCCAACACAACGAAGGATTTGGAAACCGAATTGCACCATCTCCGGTCCCAGATGGATTTCAAAGAACTGACCCTGACCCAACAGCGGCAATCCCTCCTTCAAATTAAGCAAGAGACCGCCAATCTTTCGAGGATTCTTCTCCTGCTCCCCGACCTAGCCAAACAGTTGTCCGCCGCCCACACAACCCGGGAGTTGGAAGAGAACATCGTCCAACTTACCCAGAAGCTCCTGGATGCGAGAGAAGTTTCTCTTTTCGCCGTGGAGAAGGATGAGCTGGTCCTGAAGACCCAGTCGGGCTTTTCACCCGACAGGGCAGATGCGATTAAACGAATCAAGATCGGCGAGGGGCGTATCGGCTGGACGGCCAAGAAGCGGGTGATCATGACCGCCGACGATTTTGAAAAAGAGAGCAACCTCGTGAAAACCTCCTTCCTTCAGGATCGGTTCAAGAACATTCAAACCGATCTCTGTGCCCCCCTGATTCATTGGGATCGTTTCTACGGCGTGATCAACGTGGGGGGGCTCGGTGCCATCCCGGAGAACGGCCGAAGGTTGATCCACATGATCTCCCACCTAGGCGTGATCGCACTGGAAAATGTTCTTTTGCTCAACGAAAATCAGAAGCAAGCCGACCTGGACAGTCTGACCACGCTCTATAATGTAACCTACTTCTATAAGTACCTCGACCGCGAACTTCAGAAGGCCCACCGGTACGGTCGGCCGTTGACCGTGGTGATCTTCGACCTGGATCAATTTGAATCGTACAATCAAATGTTCGGCCGACTGGAAGGGGATCAGGCACTTCGGGTTGTGGCGAACATCATCAGGGACCGCCTCCGAACGGTGGATATTCCATGCCGTTACGGGGGGGAAGAAATGGCCGTGGTGCTTCCGGAGACCGATCAGGAAAAAGGGCGATTCGTGGCGGAACGGATTCGGCAATCCACCGAGGCCCACCCCTTCTCGCTCAAGCGTGTGACCCTCAGCGGGGGGCTCGCGGTATACCCGGTCGACGGAAAGGATTCGAAAGACCTAATCAAAAAGGCCGAGGCGGCTTTGGGGGCGGCTAAAAAATCGGGGCGGAATCGCGTTGTGAGCTATTCATCCATTTCCCCGGCGCCTTGACAGTCTTTTTTTCTTATGCTACCGTGAAATTATTCACCTCACATGCTCCGAAAGGCATCTGCGCATGGCGAAAAAGCTCCTCG is drawn from Nitrospiria bacterium and contains these coding sequences:
- the hslU gene encoding ATP-dependent protease ATPase subunit HslU gives rise to the protein MNALTPREIVKELDRYIIGQGQAKRMVAIALRNRWRRQQLSPELREEVLPKNIIMIGPTGVGKTEISRRLAKLVNAPFIKVEASKFTEVGYVGRDVESMIRDLTELAVNMVKMQHAEKVQDRAAKQAEERLLDLLLPPPAPKPPPGIFDEGRLEPTRTELPESYEQTREKLRQQLHEGKLDHRPVEIDVKEKALPVGVISNVGMEDLEINLREMFGGLFPGKKKKRRVKVPEALKLLTQEEGQKLIDMDEVLREAIMKVEQSGIVFVDELDKIAGREKGFGPDVSREGVQRDLLPIVEGSTVNTKHGMVRTDHILFIAAGAFHVAKPSDLIPELQGRFPIRVELGPLTKEDFVRILTEPRNALIKQYIALMETEGITLEFKADAIEEIASIAVLVNERTENIGARRLFTILERLLDDVAFDAPDRTEKKMTIDAKYVRERLNDIIKSEDLSRYIL
- the hslV gene encoding ATP-dependent protease subunit HslV, which gives rise to MALTIHSTTILCVRHRGRVAIAADGQVTMGTTVMKHNARKIRRMYNDQILSGFAGATADALTLFEKFESKLAEYRGNLTRSAVELAKDWRTDRVLRRLEALMIVADAEQSLLISGTGDVIEPEDGILAIGSGGPYALAAARAMIDRPDLTAKEIVERAMKIAGGIDIYTNQEIVVEELKD
- the xerC gene encoding tyrosine recombinase XerC, giving the protein MVSAKQSFIEYLQVERGSSAHTLRNYRSDLEQFERFLFSAPDPAASLHRSEKSASSRPTQTSGKEPDWAEVGPLKIRTYLAHLRQTGVQKSSMARKLAVIRTFFKFLQREGQLKNNPARLVATPKQEHRLPAFLAVDDASALMEAFSVDEKTGARNRAILETFYSTGIRLSELVALNVNDLYPLEGLIRVQGKGRKERIVPIGSKALVAVESYLAVVPFRQYHEERRPLFLNRFGKRLTTRTVARIVGRAGSRLPKAPRVTPHALRHSFATHLLDGGADLRAIQELLGHARLSTTQRYTHVTTDKLIEVYDRAHPRAKKDRG
- the trmFO gene encoding methylenetetrahydrofolate--tRNA-(uracil(54)-C(5))-methyltransferase (FADH(2)-oxidizing) TrmFO, whose product is MSPSNLLQWKRLEVIMDPQELMIIGGGLAGCEAAWQAARRGVKVRLFEMRPQVHTPAHKTEGLAELVCSNSLGSNDPLNASGILKEEMRLLDSLVIRTADGTTVPAGSALAVERQEFSRRITKEIENHPNIRVVREEITEVPSDRVALISTGPLTSDKLAESLRYLTRADHLYFYDSIAPIVDGESIEMDKVFRASRYDKGGADYINCPMTREEYDQFYQALLAAEKVPSKPFEKIPYFEGCVPIEVMAERGRETLVFGPMKPVGLVNPRTGKRPYAVVQLRQEDVFGSCYNIVGFQTKLTWPEQRRVFRLIPGLAQAEFLRLGSLHRNTFINAPFVLKESLQVRRKPTLLLAGQLVGVEGYVESAAMGLIAGINGARLLKGLEPVSPPPTTAHGSLLAYLTRSSPRHFQPMNINFGLFPHIPETIRDKQLRRKTVGHRAVEDLKQWCRQNNPL
- the topA gene encoding type I DNA topoisomerase; translated protein: MAKKAKKKSKGHPVIETEAKMQGLGARRGTARPAQTARRTDQRDSAGEADQTRPAASKGRSLIVVESPSKAKTITKYLGRGYSVVASVGHVKDLPKSKFGIDVEKGFRPQYTVIKGKKTILDEIKEAARKAERIYLAPDPDREGEAIAWHIAEELNGKSNKTYRVLFNEITEQAIKRALEHPGKVDRNKVNAQQARRILDRIVGYKISPLLWEKVRRGLSAGRVQSVAVRLVCEREKEREVFVSEEYWSITAKLEGRNPPPFEARLVQIEGQEATLSTGEQAHSLAEQIKARPFIVKQIEKKDRLRNPLPPFITSRLQQDAARKLRFSPKRTMMLAQQLYEGTEIGAEGPVGLITYMRTDSTRVAQEALEEARGFIQNGYGSDYLPAHPNVYKTKKDAQDAHEAIRPTSVHRTPESMKAHLTKDHYQLYKLIWDRFVASQMNPARLEMTRVDITNGDALFRANGQVVKFPGFTVLYTESQEEKPLEKKVSGGLAKADEAEADEERTLPSLEVGERLKLLGLDPKQHFTQPPPRYTEALLIKDLEEKGIGRPSTYHTILSTIVDRKYVEKEEGRLKPTDLGRVVNELLVEHFPDILNVQFTARMETELDEIEAGEKPWVETVREFYEPFAKHLTTAQKQMRDVKREEIPTEIVCEKCGRHMVIKWGRHGRFLACPGYPDCKNTKEFVEENGGIRVVEKVEETKESCPKCGNPLVVKRGRFGRFLACSTYPNCNFTKAIGTGVKCPQPDCGGDLVEKRTRRGKTFFACNHYPKCTYALWNRPIPRACPECKAPFLVEKFDKRSGPKVVCLNKDCGYEEGEKPPMEPAVGHTTRN
- the dprA gene encoding DNA-processing protein DprA yields the protein MLDRDERYAWLALKAVPGIGDVLCKRVIERFGSPVAALRADPNEWTTIEGIGSKAAQWLRSYRPDDAAISRELDRIDEMEVDLIGLTDPRYPVRLRMIPDPPPILYLKGGLRPEDHRAVAIVGARRASGYGRAVTEQLSRDLATRGFTIVSGMARGIDAWAHQAALEVPARTIAVLGCGLDILYPPEHHDLRDLIGRHGAVVSEFPLGTQPDPVNFPKRNRVISGLSLGVVVVEAAEQSGSLITARLALDQGREVFAVPGPIGTKTSVGTHALIKQGAKLVDGVEDILDEIRPQLESPADGALPGGFSGQARPPALLPEERTVYECLSAEPRHIDELTAALRLPPAKTAGVLLQLELKGAIRQLAGNLFIRID